The Populus alba chromosome 4, ASM523922v2, whole genome shotgun sequence genome contains a region encoding:
- the LOC118058666 gene encoding cysteine-rich receptor-like protein kinase 10 isoform X1, with the protein MAHSIWLSVFYTVILYIPLIAAQQFAYRYHICTNDSTYTTNSSFPLNLNASLSSLYENASRSDDFSSISVGQNSDRVYALFLCRGDNSPELCQGCIKTTSEDIMIRCPNYKEAIIWYDRCMLRYSNRSIFSVTEERPKAWLWNVNDIGGVMDQNQFNASLGGLMNQLINRAASSSNLFAMGDTNGTAFNRIYGTVQCTPDISPSQCRICLSGCVSDIPRCCNGKQGGNVLTPSCSMRFEIYPFYTAPLAPPPPASSPSPPTPPATSLNPSGERKASSRTIVYISVPTGAFVVLLFSLCYCYVHQKARKEYNTIQEGNVGDEITSVQSLQFQLGTIEAATNNFAEENKIGKGGFGDVYRGTLPNGQHIAVKRLSKHSGQGAAEFKNEVVLVAKLQHRNLVRVQGFCVEGEEKILVYEFVPNKSLDYFLFDPAKQGLLNWSSRYKIIGGIARGLLYLHEDSRLRIIHRDLKASNVLLDGEMNPKIADFGMAKIFGGDQSQGNTSKIAGTFGYMPPEYAMHGQFSVKSDVYSFGVLILEIISGKKNSSFYQSDNGLDLVSYAWKQWKNGAALELMDASLGDSYSRNEITRCLHIALLCVQEDPNDRPTLSTIVLMLTSFSVTLPLPREPAYLGQSRTVPTFPTTELESDRSTSKSKPLSVNDMSITELYPR; encoded by the exons ATGGCCCATTCTATTTGGCTTTCGGTTTTCTATACGGTTATCTTGTACATTCCTTTAATCGCAGCCCAGCAATTTGCATATCGATACCATATATGTACGAATGATTCTACTTATACAACGAATAGTTCTTTCCCATTAAACCTCAAtgcctctctctcttctctctacgAAAATGCCTCTCGTAGCGATGATTTTAGCAGTATCAGTGTCGGTCAGAATTCTGATAGAGTGTATGCGCTCTTCCTGTGCAGAGGAGATAACTCCCCTGAGTTATGTCAGGGTTGCATCAAGACCACCAGTGAAGATATCATGATTCGCTGCCCGAATTACAAAGAAGCAATTATTTGGTATGATAGGTGCATGTTACGTTACTCTAACCGTTCTATATTCTCTGTTACAGAGGAACGGCCGAAAGCATGGCTGTGGAATGTGAATGATATTGGAGGTGTTATggatcaaaatcaatttaatgccAGTTTGGGAGGCTTGATGAACCAGCTTATTAATCGTGCTGCGTCTTCTAGTAATTTGTTTGCAATGGGAGACACAAATGGAACAGCATTTAATAGAATATATGGAACGGTACAATGCACTCCAGATATATCTCCATCTCAATGCAGAATATGCTTATCTGGTTGCGTCAGCGATATTCCTAGGTGCTGTAATGGAAAGCAAGGGGGTAATGTTCTCACACCAAGTTGCAGTATGAGGTTTGAAATTTACCCTTTCTACACTGCTCCGCTAGCCCCACCCCCTCCTGCAAGTTCCCCATCTCCGCCAACACCACCAGCAACCTCTTTAAATCCCAGTG GAGAAAGGAAGGCTTCATCACGGACAATTGTATACATTTCAGTTCCCACTGGTGCCTTTGTGGTGCTATTGTTCTCCTTATGCTACTGTTATGTGCACCAGAAAGCAAGGAAGGAATACAACACTATTCAAGAGGGAAATG TTGGGGATGAAATCACTTCGGTCCAATCATTACAATTTCAATTGGGAACCATTGAAGCTGCTACAAACAATTTTGCCGAAGAGAACAAGATTGGTAAGGGTGGATTTGGCGATGTCTACAGG GGAACACTTCCTAATGGACAGCACATAGCTGTGAAGAGGCTATCAAAACATTCTGGACAAGGTGCAGCAGAATTTAAGAATGAGGTTGTATTGGTAGCCAAGCTTCAACACAGGAATCTAGTGAGGGTGCAAGGATTTTGCgtggaaggagaagaaaagattCTTGTCTATGAATTTGTTCCAAACAAGAGCCTCGACTACTTCCTCTTTG ATCCTGCAAAACAAGGACTGTTGAATTGGTCAAGTCGTTACAAAATCATAGGGGGAATTGCTCGAGGTCTTCTTTATCTTCATGAAGATTCCCGTCTCCGAATCATCCACCGTGATCTTAAAGCAAGCAATGTTTTGTTGGATGGGGAAATGAACCCCAAGATTGCTGATTTTGGTATGGCCAAGATTTTTGGAGGGGATCAAAGTCAAGGAAATACCAGCAAAATCGCTGGAACATT TGGTTACATGCCTCCAGAGTACGCAATGCACGGACAGTTCTCCGTTAAGTCGGACGTGTATAGTTTCGGTGTCTTAATACTCGAGATTATTAGTGGCAAAAAGAACAGCAGTTTCTATCAATCAGACAATGGCCTGGACCTTGTGAGCTAT GCATGGAAACAATGGAAAAATGGGGCAGCACTGGAACTAATGGATGCAAGCTTAGGAGATTCTTACTCCAGAAATGAGATCACTAGATGCCTCCATATTGCCTTATTGTGTGTTCAAGAAGATCCAAACGATAGACCCACGTTGTCAACAATAGTTCTCATGCTCACTAGTTTCTCTGTAACGCTACCATTGCCTCGAGAGCCGGCATACCTTGGGCAAAGCAGGACCGTCCCGACCTTTCCAACAACAGAGCTCGAGTCTGACCGATCTACTTCCAAGTCGAAGCCTTTGTCCGTGAATGATATGTCTATCACAGAACTATATCCTCGTTAA
- the LOC118058666 gene encoding cysteine-rich receptor-like protein kinase 10 isoform X2, whose translation MIRCPNYKEAIIWYDRCMLRYSNRSIFSVTEERPKAWLWNVNDIGGVMDQNQFNASLGGLMNQLINRAASSSNLFAMGDTNGTAFNRIYGTVQCTPDISPSQCRICLSGCVSDIPRCCNGKQGGNVLTPSCSMRFEIYPFYTAPLAPPPPASSPSPPTPPATSLNPSGERKASSRTIVYISVPTGAFVVLLFSLCYCYVHQKARKEYNTIQEGNVGDEITSVQSLQFQLGTIEAATNNFAEENKIGKGGFGDVYRGTLPNGQHIAVKRLSKHSGQGAAEFKNEVVLVAKLQHRNLVRVQGFCVEGEEKILVYEFVPNKSLDYFLFDPAKQGLLNWSSRYKIIGGIARGLLYLHEDSRLRIIHRDLKASNVLLDGEMNPKIADFGMAKIFGGDQSQGNTSKIAGTFGYMPPEYAMHGQFSVKSDVYSFGVLILEIISGKKNSSFYQSDNGLDLVSYAWKQWKNGAALELMDASLGDSYSRNEITRCLHIALLCVQEDPNDRPTLSTIVLMLTSFSVTLPLPREPAYLGQSRTVPTFPTTELESDRSTSKSKPLSVNDMSITELYPR comes from the exons ATGATTCGCTGCCCGAATTACAAAGAAGCAATTATTTGGTATGATAGGTGCATGTTACGTTACTCTAACCGTTCTATATTCTCTGTTACAGAGGAACGGCCGAAAGCATGGCTGTGGAATGTGAATGATATTGGAGGTGTTATggatcaaaatcaatttaatgccAGTTTGGGAGGCTTGATGAACCAGCTTATTAATCGTGCTGCGTCTTCTAGTAATTTGTTTGCAATGGGAGACACAAATGGAACAGCATTTAATAGAATATATGGAACGGTACAATGCACTCCAGATATATCTCCATCTCAATGCAGAATATGCTTATCTGGTTGCGTCAGCGATATTCCTAGGTGCTGTAATGGAAAGCAAGGGGGTAATGTTCTCACACCAAGTTGCAGTATGAGGTTTGAAATTTACCCTTTCTACACTGCTCCGCTAGCCCCACCCCCTCCTGCAAGTTCCCCATCTCCGCCAACACCACCAGCAACCTCTTTAAATCCCAGTG GAGAAAGGAAGGCTTCATCACGGACAATTGTATACATTTCAGTTCCCACTGGTGCCTTTGTGGTGCTATTGTTCTCCTTATGCTACTGTTATGTGCACCAGAAAGCAAGGAAGGAATACAACACTATTCAAGAGGGAAATG TTGGGGATGAAATCACTTCGGTCCAATCATTACAATTTCAATTGGGAACCATTGAAGCTGCTACAAACAATTTTGCCGAAGAGAACAAGATTGGTAAGGGTGGATTTGGCGATGTCTACAGG GGAACACTTCCTAATGGACAGCACATAGCTGTGAAGAGGCTATCAAAACATTCTGGACAAGGTGCAGCAGAATTTAAGAATGAGGTTGTATTGGTAGCCAAGCTTCAACACAGGAATCTAGTGAGGGTGCAAGGATTTTGCgtggaaggagaagaaaagattCTTGTCTATGAATTTGTTCCAAACAAGAGCCTCGACTACTTCCTCTTTG ATCCTGCAAAACAAGGACTGTTGAATTGGTCAAGTCGTTACAAAATCATAGGGGGAATTGCTCGAGGTCTTCTTTATCTTCATGAAGATTCCCGTCTCCGAATCATCCACCGTGATCTTAAAGCAAGCAATGTTTTGTTGGATGGGGAAATGAACCCCAAGATTGCTGATTTTGGTATGGCCAAGATTTTTGGAGGGGATCAAAGTCAAGGAAATACCAGCAAAATCGCTGGAACATT TGGTTACATGCCTCCAGAGTACGCAATGCACGGACAGTTCTCCGTTAAGTCGGACGTGTATAGTTTCGGTGTCTTAATACTCGAGATTATTAGTGGCAAAAAGAACAGCAGTTTCTATCAATCAGACAATGGCCTGGACCTTGTGAGCTAT GCATGGAAACAATGGAAAAATGGGGCAGCACTGGAACTAATGGATGCAAGCTTAGGAGATTCTTACTCCAGAAATGAGATCACTAGATGCCTCCATATTGCCTTATTGTGTGTTCAAGAAGATCCAAACGATAGACCCACGTTGTCAACAATAGTTCTCATGCTCACTAGTTTCTCTGTAACGCTACCATTGCCTCGAGAGCCGGCATACCTTGGGCAAAGCAGGACCGTCCCGACCTTTCCAACAACAGAGCTCGAGTCTGACCGATCTACTTCCAAGTCGAAGCCTTTGTCCGTGAATGATATGTCTATCACAGAACTATATCCTCGTTAA